The following are encoded in a window of Arvicanthis niloticus isolate mArvNil1 chromosome 1, mArvNil1.pat.X, whole genome shotgun sequence genomic DNA:
- the LOC117697084 gene encoding mas-related G-protein coupled receptor member X1: MDPTISSHNTESTPLNETGRPNCSPSLTLPFLVLIIALVGLAGNTIVLWLLGFHIHRKAISVYVLNLALADSFFLCCHFVDALLRIIDFFGLYTHELSKEILGQAAIIPYISDLSILSAISTERCLSVLWPIWYHCHRPRNMSAIICALIWVLSFLMGILDWFFSGFLGETHGHLWKNVDFIITAFLIFLFMLLFGSSLALVVRVLCGSRRKPLSRLYITISLTVMVYLICGLPLGLYLFFLYWIHLHYPICYIYQVTVILSCVNSSANPIIYFLVGSFRQHRKHRSLKTVLKRALEDTPEEDEEYTDSHLQKTTEMSESRC; this comes from the coding sequence ATGGATCCAACCATCTCATCCCACAACACAGAATCTACACCACTGAATGAAACTGGACGTCCCAACTGCAGTCCAAGCTTGACCCTGCCCTTCCTGGTCCTCATCATTGCCCTGGTTGGATTGGCAGGAAATACCATTGTACTCTGGCTCCTGGGATTCCACATACACAGGAAAGCCATTTCAGTCTATGTCCTCAACCTGGCTCTGGCAGACTCCTTCTTCCTCTGTTGCCACTTTGTTGACGCTCTGCTACGGATCATTGACTTCTTTGGCCTCTATACCCATGAATTAAGCAAAGAAATCTTAGGCCAGGCAGCTATCATTCCCTATATCTCAGACCTGAGCATCCTCAGTGCTATTAGCACGGAGCGCTGCCTGTCTGTATTGTGGCCAATCTGGTACCACTGCCACCGCCCAAGAAACATGTCAGCTATCATATGTGCCCTAATCTGGGTTCTGTCCTTTCTCATGGGCATCCTTGATTGGTTCTTCTCAGGATTCCTGGGTGAGACTCATGGTCATTTGTGGAAAAATGTTGACTTTATTATAActgcatttctgatttttttatttatgcttcTCTTTGGGTCCAGTCTGGCCCTAGTGGTGAGGGTCCTCTGCGGTTCCAGGCGCAAGCCACTGTCCAGGCTGTACATTACAATCTCACTCACAGTGATGGTCTATCTCATCTGTGGCCTGCCTCTTGGGCTTTACCTCTTCTTTTTATATTGGATCCATTTACATTACCCCATTTGTTACATTTACCAAGTTACTGTGATCCTGTCCTGTGTAAACAGCTCTGCCAACCCCATCATTTATTTCCTTGTAGGTTCCTTTAGGCAGCATAGAAAGCATCGGTCTCTCAAAACAGTTCTTAAGAGGGCTCTGGAGGACACTCCTGAGGAGGATGAAGAATACACAGACAGCCATCTTCAGAAAACCACTGAGATGTCAGAAAGCAGATGTTGA